The DNA region CCGCATCGCCAGGTCGAACCACCAACCGAAGGCGGTCAATCGTGCGGTGGTCAGACCGGCGAGGTCGGGGATCGTCGCGTCCAGCTCGAGCATGTGGTTCCCGCGGCGGTTCAATTGGCGTTCGTTCGCCTCGCGGGCGAGGAAGCCGTCCAGGATGACCAGGCCCCGCAGCCGGGTATTTCCTTGTTCCAAAAGCCGAGCCGCCGCCGCGTGGGCGATGTTCGCTCCCACCGAGTAGCCGCCCAGCACGAATTCGTCCTGGCCCACCGTATCGAGGACCGTCTCGACGATGCTGTCGACAGCGGTATCGAGCGATGCGGGGAGCGGCTGGTCCGGGTCGTATCCCGACAGCGGGATGGCCGAGACCCGGCGGTGACCGCCCAAATGGGCGGCAAGCTCCGTGTACTGAATGGATCCGCCGAGGAATTCCGGGGCATTGACGAACACCAGGTGTGGCAGTACATCCCCGCCACCGATTCCGATGCCGGCCGGCAGTCCCCCGGTGACGTGGTCGAACCGCGGACGGAGTTTCGCTGCCGCTCGCAAGAGCGCCACACCGCGAGTGAACCTCTCGGCCGCGATCGCCTGCCGGATGACACCGACCAAACTCTCATCGGGAGCGGCGGATTCCGCCGCCGGAAGATCGGTGGATTCGTGAGCCGCATTCGACGGCCGCATCGGCGCTACCGCAGTCTCCCCTCGGGATCCGAGTAGCTCGTGCAGAATGTGCCGGGCGAGGGTGGCCGGTGTGGGATGGTCGAAGATCAGGGTCGCGGGCAGTCGCAGTCCGGTGAGCGTATTGAGTCGGTTACGGGCCTCCACCGCGGCCAGCGAATCGAAACCCAACTCCCGGAAGTTGCGGGCCGGATCGATCGCGTCGCGACCATCATGGCCGAGCACAACCGCCATCTGGTCTCGCACCACGCCCAGCAGCATCGGCAGTCGCTCGGCTTCGGCCAGCCCCGAGATCCGTTCTCGCAGACCCGCTTCACGCTCCCGCGACAGATCCGGCATCGAACGACGTCGTGCACTCGATACCAATCCCCGCAGCAGCGGGATCAATGTCCCGGCCCGGACCTGCGCATCCAGCGCCACAGGATCCGTCGGTGCGGCGACCACGGCGGCACGGTCCGCAACCATCGCGGTGTCGAACATCGCCAGACCTTGCTCGGTCGAGATCGGTGACAGCCCAACCCGACCCAGCCGAGCGGTGTCGGTATGTGCGAGATGCCCGGTCATCCCGGTATCGGAAGTCCAAAACCCCCATGCGATCGAAGTCGCGGCCAGCCCACTCGCACGCCGATGTTCGGCCAACCCATCCAGGAACACATTCGCGGCCGCGTAGTTGCCCTGCCCCGCATTGCCCAGCACGCCCGCCGCCGACGAGTAGAGCACGAACATGCCCAAATCCATACGGCTCGTGGCCTCGTGCAGATACCAGGCGGCATCGGCCTTCGCTGCCAGCACCGTGTCCATCCGGTCCGGGGTCAGTGACGCGATCACACCGTCATCGAGCACAGCGGCCGCATGCACCACGCCCGTCAGGGGGAACCGCTCGGGTACCGCCGCCAACAACTCGGCCACCCCATCGCGAGTCGCGACATCACAGGCCACGATCCGCACGCGAGCACCCAGCTCGCCCAACTCCGTCACCAACAGCGACGCTCCCGGCGCGGCCGCACCACGGCGACTCGCCAACACCAGCGACCGCACCCCGTGGTTGGTCACCAGATGCCGCGCCAACACCGCACCCAAACCACCCGTGCCGCCGGTTATCAGCACCGTCCCGGCCGACACCACGCCGCCCGCGCCCGATACCGGCGCGGCCGGAACGGGCAGCCGGGTCAATCGGGCCGCATGCACGATGCCGGTCCGGATGACAACCTGGGGCTCACCCGAAACGATCACCGCCGCCAGCCCTTCGGCGGTCAGCTCGTCAGTGTCAGTGTCTACCAGGATGATTCGGCCCGGAGCCTCGGACTGAGCCGAACGCACCAGACCCCAAACCGCCGATCCTGCCAAATCGGTGACATCCTGCCCAGCCCGGCTGACGGCACCACGAGTGACCACGACCAGGGTGCTTGCCGCACACCGCAACCCACCCAGCCATGCCTGCAAAACGCTCAACATCTCATGCGTCGCATCGCGGACAAGGCTCGGCATATCCTCGTCCGCACCGGCACCGGCCACGCCACGGTCGAACACGACCACCGCAGGTACGGTCACTTCCTCGTTATGCACCCAGCTACCGAAAGCCTCACCATCGGTGAAGGTTTCGGCATCAGCAGGCGAGATGTCCTGCGCCGCCAGGGGCGTCCACTGCACTCCGTGCAACACGTCCTGCGCCGAGGAGGCGTCCAAGTGTGCGGAAGATACCTCCTGCACGGTCAAGGACCGTGTCCTGAGCACCATCCGGCCGCCCGCATCGGCGACCTGGATCGATACTGCATCCAGATCGCCGGGTACCGGAGTGATACGCGCCCGCAGCAGCGACGCTCCGGTCGCATGCACAGTCACCCCCTGCCAGCGGAACGGCAACTTCACTCGCCCGGGATCGGGATCGGGATCGACGTCGACGAGCAGTCCGTGCAGCACCGACTCCAGCAAGGCCGGATGCACCCCGAACCACGACCCATCGGTCACCGACTCGGGCAGCTCGACCTCCACGAGAAGTTCGGCGCCACACCGCCATACCGATCGCAACCCCTGGAACGCCGGTCCATACTCGTCGCCGGCAACAGCCAACCGGTCATACAGACCATCCACCGGCACGGCGACCGCACCGTCGGGCGGCCATACCGCCAATCCCGCATCCGGTTCCGGCGCACCCTCGCTGCCCAATACACCCTGTGCGTGTAGCACCCACGTGGCGTCGGCGGCCTCGGCGCGGGAATACACCGACACCGACCGGCAGCCGAGCTCGTCGGCATCGTCCACCACAACCTGCAACCGCGTCCCGACCTCGTCGGACAGCACAAGAGGCTTCAGCAAGGTCAGCTCATGCAGCAGCGCACAACCCACTTCCGCTGCCGCACGCAACACCAACTCCACGAAAGCGGTCCCCGGAAACAGCACAAGCCCACCCACGGCACGATCGGCCAGCCACGGATGGGTCGCCACGCCGACTCGACCGGTCAGCACCACACCGTCCCCGTCCGGGGACGCGACCACCGCCCCCAACAACGGATGACCAGCCGGCGAAAGCCCCAACGACGACGCATCCCCACCACTCGAGACGCCATCCAGCCAATACCTGCGCCGCTGAAACGCATACGTGGGCAAAGAAACCCGGCCCGCCTGAGCAGGTCCCAGCAACGCCGCCCAATCCACCCCCACACCAGACACTTCCAACTGCGCCGCCGACAGCAGGAAACCGTCCATACCCCCGTCGTCACGTCGCAGCGAACCCACTACGGTCACCGGATCGGCGCCCGCCCGAAGGTCACAGATCTGCTCGATACCGACCGTGAGCAGCGGATGCGGACTGACCTCGACGAAGACGTCGTACCCGTCCTCCAGCAGAGCCTGAGCTGCTTGCTGGAAATACACCGGTTCCCGTAGATTCCGGAACCAGTAGTCCGCGTCCAACTCGGCGCCGTCCAGTACGCCACCGGTCACGCTGGACCAGAACGCCACTCGTGCGGATCCGCCCCGAAGCTCGGCCAGCACCTTCAGCAGCGGTTCGCGGAGCACATCGACCTGCGGCGAATGTGAGCCGTAATCCACCGGGATCCGGCGTGCGTGAATGTTGTCGCGGACACAGGCTTCCAGGAAATCCTCGAGCTGCGCTGCCACACCGGACACCACCGTCGCCTGCGGGCCGTTCACCGCTGCGACCGACAATTCGTCGTATCCGGCAAGCAGTGCGGTGACCTGGTCGACAGGCAAGGACACCGACGCCATCCCACCCTGCTCGGTCAGAGCGATCAAGGCGGCCGACCGCAGCACCACTACCCGAGCGGCATCCTCGAGGGACAAGGCCCCGGCCACACACGCCGCGGCGATCTCACCCTGGGAATGACCCACCACCGCGTCCGGAACAACACCGACCGAGCGCCACAGCTCGGCCAATGACACCATCACCGCGAACAGCACCGGTTGCACCACGTCGACGCGTTCCGGCGACGGCGCTCCGTCCGCACCCGCGAGCACGGCGAACAACGACCAATCCACCAGCGGCGAGAACGCCGCATCACACTCGGCCATCTTCCGGGCGAACACCGGCGAACAGTCCAGCAGCTGCCTTCCCATGCCCAGCCACTGAGCCCCTTGACCCGGGAATACCAGCACAGTCCTGCGTGGCGCTCCAGCCACGCCGGTCACCACGCCAGGCCTCGGCGTCTGCTCCAACAGCGCGGTCAGCCCCGCGAGCAACTGGTCACGATCCGCACCCACCACCACCGCACGGTGGTCGAACCGCGACCGCTCGGACACCAACGCCCGCGCCACGTCCCGCACGTTCGGCACCGGGTCACCGGCCACGAAATCCCGCAGCCGCCGCATCTGCCCCGCCAGCGCTTCCGGCGTCCGACCCGACACCACCCACGCCACCGACCCGTCCCCACCAGCACCGGCATCGGCGTCGGTCGCGGGGTCGGTCGCCGATTCCGGCGCCTGCTCGAGGATGACATGAGCATTGGTGCCGCTGATACCGAACGCCGACACCGCGGCCCGACGCGGCCGATCGACAACCGGCCAGTCCCGCTCCGCGGTCAACAACCTCGCATGCCCCGCAGTCCAATCCACTTGTGTGGACGGCTCTTCCACGTGCAAGCTCTTGGGCAGCACCGCATGACGCAGTGCCTGCACCATCTTGATCACCCCGGCCACGCCTGCAGCGGCCTGCGTATGTCCGATATTGGATTTGACCGAACCCAGCCACACCGGCCGATCCGCCGGCCGATCCTGCCCGTAGGTGGCCAGCAACGCCTGCGCCTCGATCGGATCACCCAACGTTGTGCCGGTGCCGTGCGCCTCCACCACATCGACCTCGGCGGCGGACACACCGGCATTGGCCAACGCCCGCCGAATCACCCGCTGCTGCGAAGGCCCGTTCGGCGCGGTCAAACCATTCGACGCACCATCCTGATTGACCGCGCTACCACGCACCACCGCCAGCACCCGATGCCCGTGGCGCTGCGCATCCGACAATCGCTCCAGCACAAGCACACCCGAGCCCTCACCGAACGCTGTCCCGTCGGCAGCCTCGGCGAACGGCTTACACCGGCCATCCGGCGCCAACCCACGCTGCCGGGAAAACTCCACGAACGTTCCCGGGGTTGTCATCACCGTCACCCCACCCGCCAACGCCAGCGAACACTCCCCCGCACGCAACGCCGCCACCGCCTGATGCAACGCCACCAGACTCGACGAACACGCCGTATCCACCGACACCGCAGGGCCTTCCAACCCCAGCACATACGACACCCGGCCCGACAGCACACTGAGCGCGGAGCCGGTCAATCGATACCCCTCCACTCCATGATCAGCCCCGACTCCGGCTGTCCCGCCATCCATCTGCCCGAGGACACCGGCGAACACGCCAGTGTCACTGCCACGCAACGAATCCGGCTTGATACCCGCCCGCTCCAACGCCTCCCATACCGTCTCCAACAGCAACCGCTGCTGCGGATCCATCGCGATCGCCTCGCGCGGACTGATCCCGAAGAACCCGGCGTCGAACTCGGCCGCGTCGTATAGGAATCCGCCCCTGTTCGTGTACGACTTACCCGCGACACCCGGCTCCGGAGACACCAGACCCGACTGATCCCACCCACGATCGGAGGGCCACTCCGACACCGCATCACGACCCTCGACCACCAGACGCCACAGCTCGTCCGGCGACCCCACGCCGCCCGGAAAACGACACCCCATACCCACGATCGCCACCGGCTCCGAGGCCGCCTGCGTCAGCTCCCGCAGCTTGGCCCGGCTTTCCTGAAGCTCGGCCGTGACACGCCGTAGGAGATGTTGCAGCTTCTGCTGATCGACCATTTCGGAACCTCTATTCCAAATAGCAAGAACGCAATCCAGATAAAGACTTGGGTATGCCGAACTCGTCGTTCAACAAAGCGGCAACCGCATCAGCTGCCGTCGATTCGAGATATGCCAACAGAGCCGAACTCGACTAGGTATCGACCAGCGAGATCGGCTCGGGCTCAACGGCATCTGTCACGCGGGGCACGTCGCACTCGACTTCCGTCTGTGCTCGGCTGCGTGAGTCACCGACCTGCGGGCCGTGCTCTCACTCGCGGGCATCTCCGGGTGTCACCGACGGCTGCGGAAAGTCGATGATTGCCGTCGCTCGGCATTGCAGTCGCCCGGTCCATCCGCCCCGCCCTCATTTACCAACTCCCACAGTGCGTCTCAGCATCACGCAAGAACACGTTCTAGTCAAGCGATGGACGACGCCAGTCCCCCGTGGCATGCTGGCGACGCGCCGTGGTGCAGCGAAGAGCACTTCCGGAGCCAGTTCATTGCGGACCGCCGGCGAGGCGCCGGCACGGCCAACCACACCAGCCGCAAGAACAGGTTCTACACCTTGGGGGGTGCCGCAATCCAGAAAGAAGTAGCCATGAATGAGCATCACATCATCGAGTGGTCCACATTTCCCAAGCCCACATCATTGCCCGAAGTCGCACCCTGCGACTGGACGGAAGCGCTGAACGGGCCCGACATCGACAATTCCCAGGTCATTGTTCTGGACTGCCGCAGAGACGAATCCGGCGCGCTACCGACGGATGCGCCGGCCATGACACAAAAAGTGTCGGCCGCTTTGCAGTCCTGGTCCGGGCAAGAACGCTTCGATTCCAGTAGATTCCTGGTACTCACGCGCGGCGCGGTTTCGGTATCGGCCGACGAGGTCGCGCAGCCGGCAGGATCGGCGATGTGGGAGCTGGTGAAGTCGGCTCAATCGGAGAACCCGGGGCGGATCATTCTCGTCGACACGGACTCCCTCGACAAAGGCCTCGGGGATTTGTTCGGACTCATGGCCGTACGGAACATGACCGTCACCGCGGTCGCCAGCGGCGAACCTCAACTCGCCATCCGCGGAGACATTCTGTTCGCACCTCGACGCGACGGGATCGGACAGGCCACCGACGTCGTCGGCGAGTCCGTCGAACAGTTCCCCGCAGCGAGCTCCCGACCCGAGGAACCATCCATCGTCCGCATGTTCAGAGAGGCGGTCGCCGAGGACAGGTTCGCCGACGGCCTGGAGTTCCTGCTGGCGGCCGCGCAGCTCCGCCCCGCGTTCGACCACAACGCGCCCGCAATACCGAGCGGCATCGGACTCAGCGGTGGCACGCCCCACAACACTGGCGGAGATACCCTGCCGCACCTGGTATTGATCTGCACCCCGGCCTTCCTCGGCGGATATATCCAGTACATTCTGCTTGCCGCTCATCTGGGCGGTCATCGCCGGCTCTCGGTCATCCCACTCTCGGGATTCGAGCCGGATGAGCCCCTGCCCGAGTCGCTCGACGCCGGCATCGAAAGCATCGCCAAGTCCGTCCTCGATACCGTCGGGAACGACGAATTCGTCCTGGCCGGCATGTCGGGAGGCGGAAACCTCGCCCACGCGACCGCGGCTCGGCTGCTGGAACAAGGCAATACCCGGCTGCGGGGATTCATCATCCTCGATTCCTTCATCGCTCGAGAGGCAAACGAGCGCCAAATGGATACCGCGAGAGACGCCGTGGTCGATACGGACGCGTCGATCCCCGACCTCGCCGGCTTCACCAGCGCACGGTTGACCGCTCTGGCGTGCTGGCTCGAGCTGTTGCAGCAGATCGAGAATCGGCCTCTCGAATGTGAGGCGCTCGTCATCAAGTGCACGAAACCGTCACGGACGCACAACCTCAACGAGTGGCCCGTAGAAAGCTGGTCCACCGCGCAGACCGTCCAGACCGTGGATGCCGAACATGTCGCACTGTGCAGCACCGAGGCGCATACGACCGCACAGGTGGTCGACCAATGGTTGAGGCAGCTGAGCGCAACCGACGGTAACTGAACCTCGGTGCGGTTCCCTGGGTTTCGAGTCGATCGAGACCACCCGGTCCCGATCGACTCACCCAGCGGTTGGCATCTCAGCCCGCCGAGGCGTTCTCGCGTCCGGGGGCGACGCTAGGCCGGTGCGAGGATTTCGATGGTGCGGGAATGCTCGCCGTGGGTCACATAGATCTCGTGGGTGGTGGCGTCCACGGCGATCCCGCCGGTCCAATGGCCGTCGGAGTACGGGTGCGCGGTTCGGCGTGAGGCGGTGAGCTGGTGTGCCCGGGTGTCGATCATCGTGATGCTGTCGAATGCCCCCGAGGTCAGGAAACGGTATGCAGGGCGGGATCGAGCGCGACCGCGAATGACGATTCGCGATTCAGCGAGGTACGGCTGACCGCATGGGTGGCGGTGTCGACCAGCGTCACCGAATGGCCACGGAATTCCGTGAGATAGGCCGTGTGCGAGTCGGAATCGATGACCACGGCTTCCGGCTCGCCGGTGACCGCCACCATGACGGCGGCCACCAGGCCGATCCCCCCGAAAAGCCTTGATGTGAAGCACATTCGCCCGAAACTAACAGACCTCAGGTGGCCCGAGGGTACGGGAAGTGCTTACCGGTACCGCGCTCAGAATCCGCGTATGCGGGTGGGGACGATGCGGACCGGGATCGAGTAGTCGGCGAAGAACTGTTCTCTGGTCATGCCGATATCGACCAGGCCCTCGGTGTACTTCTGCACATAGGCATCGATTTCGGCCGGGGTCGCGCCGTCGGCGTCGACGCGGGCCTCGCCGTTGAGGACGACGACCTCACCGCCGGTGGCGGTGGTGTTGAGGTTCAACGAGACCCGGGGATTGGCGGTGATGTTGCGGAGTTTGGGGGTGGCCGGCTGGGTGAAGAGCAGGAATGTGCCGTTCGACCAGAGGAACCAGACCGGGTTGGGTTGCGTTGTGCCGGTGGGGCTTACGGTGGTCAGCCAGATGATGGTGTCGGCCGACAGGCGTTTGGTGACCAGTGCGCCGAAGTCGGTGTCGATGAGCGATGTGGGCATGCGGTCCTCCTCGAGTACGGGCGCGGGCTAGGCGAGGGACGGGTAGTCGGTGTAGCCGATGTGGGTGCCGCCGTAGAAGGTTGCCTGGTCGGGGGTGTTGAAGGGGCCGCCGGCCTGGATTCGGGTGTCCAGGTCGGGGTTGGCGAGCCAGAGGGCGCCCAGGGAGATCGCGTCCGCCACACCGGATTCCAGGGCCTCGGTGGCGGCCTCGACGGTCGAGGGGAAAGCCTCGGGGGTGGGGTGGGGGTTGAGGATGAGGGTGCCGGGCCAGGCGGCGCGGAGCTTGGTGGTGAGTTCGCGGTCGCCGCCCTCGACGAGGTGTACGTAGGCGAGGTCGAGGTCGGCCAGCGCGGTCAGCAGTTCGACGTACAGCGGCGCCGGGTCGGATTCCTCGATGTGGTTGTACGGGTTGCCCGGCGAGAGGCGGATGCCGGTGCGGTCGGCGCCGATGGCGTCGGCGACCGCGGCCACCACCTCGGCG from Nocardia tengchongensis includes:
- a CDS encoding TIGR03667 family PPOX class F420-dependent oxidoreductase → MPTSLIDTDFGALVTKRLSADTIIWLTTVSPTGTTQPNPVWFLWSNGTFLLFTQPATPKLRNITANPRVSLNLNTTATGGEVVVLNGEARVDADGATPAEIDAYVQKYTEGLVDIGMTREQFFADYSIPVRIVPTRIRGF
- a CDS encoding thioesterase domain-containing protein codes for the protein MDDASPPWHAGDAPWCSEEHFRSQFIADRRRGAGTANHTSRKNRFYTLGGAAIQKEVAMNEHHIIEWSTFPKPTSLPEVAPCDWTEALNGPDIDNSQVIVLDCRRDESGALPTDAPAMTQKVSAALQSWSGQERFDSSRFLVLTRGAVSVSADEVAQPAGSAMWELVKSAQSENPGRIILVDTDSLDKGLGDLFGLMAVRNMTVTAVASGEPQLAIRGDILFAPRRDGIGQATDVVGESVEQFPAASSRPEEPSIVRMFREAVAEDRFADGLEFLLAAAQLRPAFDHNAPAIPSGIGLSGGTPHNTGGDTLPHLVLICTPAFLGGYIQYILLAAHLGGHRRLSVIPLSGFEPDEPLPESLDAGIESIAKSVLDTVGNDEFVLAGMSGGGNLAHATAARLLEQGNTRLRGFIILDSFIAREANERQMDTARDAVVDTDASIPDLAGFTSARLTALACWLELLQQIENRPLECEALVIKCTKPSRTHNLNEWPVESWSTAQTVQTVDAEHVALCSTEAHTTAQVVDQWLRQLSATDGN
- a CDS encoding type I polyketide synthase — its product is MVDQQKLQHLLRRVTAELQESRAKLRELTQAASEPVAIVGMGCRFPGGVGSPDELWRLVVEGRDAVSEWPSDRGWDQSGLVSPEPGVAGKSYTNRGGFLYDAAEFDAGFFGISPREAIAMDPQQRLLLETVWEALERAGIKPDSLRGSDTGVFAGVLGQMDGGTAGVGADHGVEGYRLTGSALSVLSGRVSYVLGLEGPAVSVDTACSSSLVALHQAVAALRAGECSLALAGGVTVMTTPGTFVEFSRQRGLAPDGRCKPFAEAADGTAFGEGSGVLVLERLSDAQRHGHRVLAVVRGSAVNQDGASNGLTAPNGPSQQRVIRRALANAGVSAAEVDVVEAHGTGTTLGDPIEAQALLATYGQDRPADRPVWLGSVKSNIGHTQAAAGVAGVIKMVQALRHAVLPKSLHVEEPSTQVDWTAGHARLLTAERDWPVVDRPRRAAVSAFGISGTNAHVILEQAPESATDPATDADAGAGGDGSVAWVVSGRTPEALAGQMRRLRDFVAGDPVPNVRDVARALVSERSRFDHRAVVVGADRDQLLAGLTALLEQTPRPGVVTGVAGAPRRTVLVFPGQGAQWLGMGRQLLDCSPVFARKMAECDAAFSPLVDWSLFAVLAGADGAPSPERVDVVQPVLFAVMVSLAELWRSVGVVPDAVVGHSQGEIAAACVAGALSLEDAARVVVLRSAALIALTEQGGMASVSLPVDQVTALLAGYDELSVAAVNGPQATVVSGVAAQLEDFLEACVRDNIHARRIPVDYGSHSPQVDVLREPLLKVLAELRGGSARVAFWSSVTGGVLDGAELDADYWFRNLREPVYFQQAAQALLEDGYDVFVEVSPHPLLTVGIEQICDLRAGADPVTVVGSLRRDDGGMDGFLLSAAQLEVSGVGVDWAALLGPAQAGRVSLPTYAFQRRRYWLDGVSSGGDASSLGLSPAGHPLLGAVVASPDGDGVVLTGRVGVATHPWLADRAVGGLVLFPGTAFVELVLRAAAEVGCALLHELTLLKPLVLSDEVGTRLQVVVDDADELGCRSVSVYSRAEAADATWVLHAQGVLGSEGAPEPDAGLAVWPPDGAVAVPVDGLYDRLAVAGDEYGPAFQGLRSVWRCGAELLVEVELPESVTDGSWFGVHPALLESVLHGLLVDVDPDPDPGRVKLPFRWQGVTVHATGASLLRARITPVPGDLDAVSIQVADAGGRMVLRTRSLTVQEVSSAHLDASSAQDVLHGVQWTPLAAQDISPADAETFTDGEAFGSWVHNEEVTVPAVVVFDRGVAGAGADEDMPSLVRDATHEMLSVLQAWLGGLRCAASTLVVVTRGAVSRAGQDVTDLAGSAVWGLVRSAQSEAPGRIILVDTDTDELTAEGLAAVIVSGEPQVVIRTGIVHAARLTRLPVPAAPVSGAGGVVSAGTVLITGGTGGLGAVLARHLVTNHGVRSLVLASRRGAAAPGASLLVTELGELGARVRIVACDVATRDGVAELLAAVPERFPLTGVVHAAAVLDDGVIASLTPDRMDTVLAAKADAAWYLHEATSRMDLGMFVLYSSAAGVLGNAGQGNYAAANVFLDGLAEHRRASGLAATSIAWGFWTSDTGMTGHLAHTDTARLGRVGLSPISTEQGLAMFDTAMVADRAAVVAAPTDPVALDAQVRAGTLIPLLRGLVSSARRRSMPDLSREREAGLRERISGLAEAERLPMLLGVVRDQMAVVLGHDGRDAIDPARNFRELGFDSLAAVEARNRLNTLTGLRLPATLIFDHPTPATLARHILHELLGSRGETAVAPMRPSNAAHESTDLPAAESAAPDESLVGVIRQAIAAERFTRGVALLRAAAKLRPRFDHVTGGLPAGIGIGGGDVLPHLVFVNAPEFLGGSIQYTELAAHLGGHRRVSAIPLSGYDPDQPLPASLDTAVDSIVETVLDTVGQDEFVLGGYSVGANIAHAAAARLLEQGNTRLRGLVILDGFLAREANERQLNRRGNHMLELDATIPDLAGLTTARLTAFGWWFDLAMRIEHKPLDCTTLVAEFTRSSPSHQSLDERPTAEWSTAQTVRTVDADDVALRGAGVQVAAQLIDQWLTRLSTDIRPIQ